The Theobroma cacao cultivar B97-61/B2 chromosome 1, Criollo_cocoa_genome_V2, whole genome shotgun sequence genome contains the following window.
CTTGTCTTATCATGCTGCCTGTTAGACCTTGTATTAAATGAACTGTATCTCCCTTGCCTGTGTTTCCTTCCTGGCTGTGATGACCTTGGGATAAAAACTCCTGTGCCTTTGCTTTCTCTTCTGCAGATTTGGTCATGAAGATATGAATGTTGTGCTATTGGATAATTTGCTCCAGAGAAAGCCTGAAATTTTTGACAACAAAATTTAGTCATATATTCATGAATCTTTGAAGTTAATACCAGAAGATGCatctttcaaaaacaaaaaaaaaaaataccagaAGATGCAACAGAACATGTTGTTTGTTGTGAATGAAAAGCATGGAATTGGTAAAAACCTGGAAACAAACTGAAGGACATCTAGCAACTGGgtcttcatcatcatccatGATTAGCAGAGAGATTTGCTTGCTTAAGTCTGCAAAAAACAGATCATCTTCAAGCTCAACAGCCACTTCCATGTCTTTTCGAACTAGAAATACTTCCTCCTTGTTTAGACTATACTCAAACTAGAACTTGGAAGAGAGTTTGTGagtgtgtgtttttttttgcAAGAAACCGAGAAAGGAAATCTTTATAGTCTCTAAAGTTGAAACCTCCCTTCTTTCCCCTTCTCCTTTTCTCCCGAGCCATGGGGATGTATCGGGTTATAAATAGAGAAAGGCAAAAGGAAGGGGCGAGTTAAAGCATATAGGGAAGTGCATGTGGGGTGGTGGGGTCCTAATGGCATTTAGCCAATCTGGCTAAGTCCCACATCTCCACAAGAATCATGAAGTAGTGTTATGATGTTATCCAGCAGGAACAACGGATGAGGAGTAGCAAGCAGTAAGCCCACACCCAGAAATCTAATCCAAGATAGACCCAATTCTCTCCTAGCGTGCTTGGCTGTAATTCGGTGAGCCTCACTTCCCCTATCACTTGCATCTCTAAGGCAACAAGGTATGGCTCAAAATTCATAGTCCACCAATCCTCGCACATATACAAGGGGCAGCACTACTTGCAACCAAATTAAACCCCTCTCTTATCTGGTATCTAGCTAGATACTAGTGTCATTTGTCATGGTTAAGCTAAAGGACAGTCAAAACTTAGTAACCAGAGGTTCTATCTTGTTGTAGGGCCATAGCTTTTATTACTCCAGAACTGAGACTTGTTTTGTGCAGCTCCACAGAATTTGAAAGGTTATGTGTTATTACCACTAGTTTCTTGTAATAAATGTCAGTCTTAGCATTTAAGTCCTGACTAATTGTGTTGAGGCTTGAGATTGATTCATTGTCATCTTCATTTCAGAGTAACATAGTTTATGAAAATGGCAAAACATGTCCCATTCTTTGAGTGAATGCTCCCACTTTGGAAATTAAGCTGAGTGGAAGGATCACTCTCAGatgataaacaaaataaagacaATAAATAGAAAGGAAATTGCTGAAGagtcaataattaaaaaaaaaaaaaggaccaaacacattatcatttttttctaatctttttactttagGTTTCCAACCACTTAACATATCTTAAATAGAAACCTGAAAACCAGCTTGAGATTAGAAGGGAGAAGGGAGAAAAGCATTTATGGCCTACTTGGGGATGTCATGTCAATATAGGCATAAAGTGATGAACACAGATTACATGAGAAGCATTTGCAACTAGTGCTTTAGATATTCATAGTCCAGCTGCAGATACTCTTTCAGTCTTAACAAGGAAAGCAAGTACTTCTTGAATTATGAGTGTGATTTTGGTCCACACGGTTTGCTGGCTGGCTAAGGGACCCGCTCTCATATGCAGAGTACTATAGACCCTGGAGCTGTACAAAAAAACAATGCtgttattagtttttgtttatAGCATTAAATGTACTTAATCAGCATGTCGGAATGGCTTGTTGTTTGCTGGTGGGGAGGCCTCCTTAAagtgattcttttttttcttttctattttccGTACCAGCAGCAGACATTTGTGATAGGGTTTTCTGATGCAAAAGGATTAGGTTTGGTTGATGATGGAATCTAGCAATGAATTACTATATCGGAAAACAAAGTGATATAACTCAACCATACATGCAAAGGTTTTACTTTTTTTCGGTTCTAAGCAATCAGACCCAAAATTTGAGTTCTTCCcaactgttttttttttatttccttccaATTTTAATGAGGTATCacactttcttttctttgctgTGCTTTTCCCTGTCTCACTTGATTTTGTCAGCATTGCCTTATCAGGGCTGATCACGCCATGTGGTAGTGGGTTCGATTGTCACAAACCAGAGCCAAATGTTAGAAAGCAAGGGCAGTTTGCAGATGCATAGCAATAATCCCATCTCAATTTGAGCCCATCCATCCTGCAATCCTGGATTGCCCTTAGAACTTCCATCTATAGTTGGCTTGATAGGCAAAGGGAAAGTCCAGTTAACCAGAATTTTCCTTAAATATCAACAACCACATGGTTCTTGGTAAAGTATAAATTGAGCAGGTACTGCTAGCTAGTTCCCTAAGAGTAAATCGATAACACATCTTGCCTAAAGGGCCAGAGTTTTGCGACATACATATTTAATCTGAAGAAAGGGAGTTCGGAATCAaacttttttaactttttgtgTGAAAAGGATACATGCATTTATCACTGCATCAAATACCTCTATTTATGACTGCAATAAACTCGAATGtagttattattaattaaatcctAGTGATAAATATTAAGGTCTTGATTGATGTGCTGTTAAAAGGATTCTAAAATCTATGTCCAAACTTAGTACCAAATCAGTTCATCACTctaattttaaagaatttaaacCATGTCCaaactaatattattaaattttacctttgagaGTGGATAATGTGGCATTTAGGTGGTCGTCTAGTATGTtgagatgaattattttttactactTGGCACATATCAAtctgaaaaattataattaaatgtaattaaataattagtactttttaattcttaaaaaCACTAGTAGTacttttttgttaaaaataaagtcttttttacaaatttataCCGCatggtaaaaaaaattcaaatggcATATCACGTCACCAATGAGAAAGCTAATTACGTGAATTTAAGTGCAGGATTTCAATACCCTTATCAATTATCTTTAAAATTAACTTATAACAAAATTGTAGGgattaaattctttaaaattagagttgattaactaaaattaccgaattaaaataatataaaagaaaattttcagaattggacctaaataaataaaggcataatatttgaaaaatccctaattattcaaaaaaattcaaataagctcttatacttttattatatttaattaagtctttatatttt
Protein-coding sequences here:
- the LOC18611680 gene encoding uncharacterized protein LOC18611680 isoform X1, yielding MEVAVELEDDLFFADLSKQISLLIMDDDEDPVARCPSVCFQVFTNSMLFIHNKQHVLLHLLAFSGANYPIAQHSYLHDQICRRESKGTGVFIPRSSQPGRKHRQGRYSSFNTRSNRQHDKTRMVSQASYNSSFYPRKGSGYTPSSV
- the LOC18611680 gene encoding uncharacterized protein LOC18611680 isoform X2; its protein translation is MEVAVELEDDLFFADLSKQISLLIMDDDEDPVARCPSVCFQAFSGANYPIAQHSYLHDQICRRESKGTGVFIPRSSQPGRKHRQGRYSSFNTRSNRQHDKTRMVSQASYNSSFYPRKGSGYTPSSV